The Cyanobacterium sp. T60_A2020_053 genome includes the window TTGCTTTACCGAAGGGTAATGGTTTAGATGATGTAATTCGTTGTGTGACGGAATTGGGAGTGGCGGAGATTTTTCCTGTGACAACGGCGCGCACTTTGCCCAAGCCGAATGATCATAAATTACAAAGATGGCGTAAAATTGCTGTGGAGGCTTCTGAGCAATCGGAGCGACAAGTAATCCCCATTATCCATCCCCCTCAATGTTTTGATCAAGTAATTAGTGATTTAAAATCATTGGATTACTCTAAATATATCGCCTCTGCGCGCACCAGCGCCCCTCACCTGATTACCTATTTACAAGATTTACCAGCAAATATTATCATTGCCATTGGTTGTGAAGGGGGTTGGAGTGATGATGAGGTGCGGAGGGCGCATGATTGTGGTTTTCAGGAGGTTTCCCTTGGTAAAAGGATTTTACGCGCTGTCACTGCACCGATTACGGTGATGTCTTTAATTGCTGGAATGAGCGAAAAATAATCAGGCGTTGGTGAATTAAGCTATGATTTTCAGTTGAGGTAGGGAATCAATAGGCAATAGATAAGTATTTAAGTTATCGAGTAAAGGGTTTAAAACCCCGTTTTTTAAGACGTGAGCAAATTTAATGATAGTGCAAGGTATCTTTAAATTTACCTTTGCCCTTTGCCCCTTGCCCTTTGCCCTTTTGATCATATTTAGTGTAAAAAAACAATATTTTAATAATCATAATTTATGTTAGATTTAAAACAAATTCGAGAAAATAGTCAACAAGTTTTAGCTTTATTACAAACTAGAAATAATAATTATAGTTTACAAGAATTAATAGAATTAGACAAAAAACAAAGAGAAATTCAAGGGAAAGTAACAGAATTACAGGCGAGAAGTAATGAAATAGGTAAATTGATTGGGCAAAAAATGCGTCAAGGTAGTGATCCAAAAGGCGAAGAAATTATCAGTTTAAAAGAAGAAGGCAACCATTTAAAAACCAAATTAGCCGA containing:
- a CDS encoding 16S rRNA (uracil(1498)-N(3))-methyltransferase — protein: MYRLVINPQQKEENQIKLTDSQIHYLRRVVRLSDGDGFIALDGEGECWQVRLNPDGGEIIASIKENKELSTKVYLIIALPKGNGLDDVIRCVTELGVAEIFPVTTARTLPKPNDHKLQRWRKIAVEASEQSERQVIPIIHPPQCFDQVISDLKSLDYSKYIASARTSAPHLITYLQDLPANIIIAIGCEGGWSDDEVRRAHDCGFQEVSLGKRILRAVTAPITVMSLIAGMSEK